In Corynebacterium matruchotii, a single genomic region encodes these proteins:
- a CDS encoding DUF5319 domain-containing protein: MTFDWQMPRDPFADDPNDPASLFDDDDPMPPLTQEERIQIERDLILVRKFKAALQPRGINGIFFYCEDCDQQHFYDWDIMTANMRSTLAGELSPVHEPSANPNPDAYLPWDYCLGYLDGMNYRG, from the coding sequence GTGACTTTTGATTGGCAAATGCCCCGTGACCCGTTCGCTGATGATCCTAACGATCCAGCCTCGCTTTTCGACGATGACGACCCGATGCCGCCACTCACTCAAGAAGAACGAATCCAAATTGAGCGTGATCTCATCCTAGTGAGGAAATTCAAGGCTGCCTTACAACCACGTGGCATTAACGGAATTTTCTTCTACTGCGAGGATTGTGACCAACAACATTTTTATGATTGGGACATCATGACAGCAAATATGCGTTCGACGCTTGCTGGGGAGCTAAGCCCGGTACATGAACCCAGTGCTAACCCTAACCCAGATGCCTATCTACCTTGGGATTATTGCCTTGGCTACCTAGATGGGATGAATTACCGCGGTTGA